A stretch of the Jeotgalibacillus haloalkalitolerans genome encodes the following:
- a CDS encoding bifunctional cystathionine gamma-lyase/homocysteine desulfhydrase — MKQKTKLIHGGIVGDEATGAVSTPIYQVSTYKQDGVGGLRQGYEYSRTGNPTRHALEELIKDLENGHAGFAFGSGMAAISSVMMLFDTGSHVVLTDDVYGGTYRVMTKVLNRLGIDSTFVDTSNPENVKNAIQENTKAVFIETPTNPLLKVTDIAAVSAVAKEHGLLTIVDNTFTTPYWQTPIDHGADIVVHSATKYLGGHSDVVAGLVVVNSAELAEEVHFVQNSVGAILGPQDSWLLMRGIKTLGLRMEEHEVNAKEIVSFLERHEGVTTIHYPGIKSHPGHETAAKQSRGFGGMISFDVGSGEKAARVLEKVKYFTLAESLGAVESLISVPARMTHASIPAERRAELGITDGLVRISVGIEDIEDLLLDLEQALED, encoded by the coding sequence ATGAAGCAGAAAACGAAATTGATACATGGCGGTATTGTTGGAGACGAAGCGACAGGTGCGGTTTCCACGCCAATTTATCAGGTGAGCACATATAAGCAGGACGGTGTAGGCGGGCTGCGTCAGGGATATGAGTATTCGCGTACAGGCAACCCGACGCGTCATGCACTTGAAGAATTAATCAAGGATCTTGAAAATGGTCACGCAGGGTTTGCATTCGGTTCAGGTATGGCCGCAATCAGTTCAGTGATGATGCTGTTTGACACAGGCTCACACGTTGTCCTGACTGATGATGTCTACGGAGGAACGTACCGCGTCATGACAAAGGTGCTGAATCGCCTTGGCATTGATTCTACTTTTGTGGATACAAGCAACCCTGAAAATGTAAAAAATGCGATTCAGGAGAATACAAAAGCAGTATTTATTGAAACACCGACAAATCCATTGTTAAAAGTAACGGATATTGCTGCAGTATCAGCCGTTGCAAAAGAACATGGTCTGCTGACAATTGTAGATAACACATTTACAACACCATACTGGCAGACACCAATTGACCACGGAGCGGATATTGTTGTACACAGCGCGACAAAATATCTTGGCGGACACAGTGACGTTGTAGCAGGGCTTGTTGTCGTGAATTCAGCTGAGCTTGCTGAAGAAGTGCACTTTGTCCAGAATTCTGTTGGTGCGATCCTTGGACCACAGGATTCATGGCTGCTAATGCGTGGTATCAAGACACTTGGTCTGCGTATGGAAGAGCATGAAGTGAACGCAAAGGAAATCGTTTCATTCCTTGAGCGTCATGAAGGCGTCACAACAATCCATTACCCTGGCATTAAATCACACCCGGGTCACGAGACAGCAGCAAAGCAGTCACGCGGCTTTGGCGGTATGATCTCATTTGACGTCGGCAGCGGTGAAAAAGCGGCACGTGTGCTTGAAAAAGTGAAATACTTTACGCTTGCTGAAAGCCTTGGCGCAGTAGAGAGTCTGATCTCAGTACCGGCACGCATGACACATGCATCGATTCCGGCAGAGCGCCGCGCAGAGCTTGGCATTACTGACGGTCTTGTGAGAATTTCAGTTGGAATTGAAGACATTGAAGACCTGCTGCTGGATCTTGAGCAGGCATTGGAAGACTAA